From the Carassius gibelio isolate Cgi1373 ecotype wild population from Czech Republic chromosome B25, carGib1.2-hapl.c, whole genome shotgun sequence genome, one window contains:
- the LOC128013844 gene encoding uncharacterized protein LOC128013844, which translates to MRHIHVELARKEPAVELPPEDGDLPLPSTRSESPESEVRRVVPRPFGEEEIRLQKVYQLSILSQRGGFGENQETPRPIRVGMKRGLEGTSVPVTHKRLFQQDEDEDDDESNGEVLCGSGVEPLFSNSFLEHRDSEIPRSPPLSPSHLLIPGRRPAQHNHDRPIPDAFAPLSPKSPPMVDPQGPHSTWGHCEGSPPTLSPRTEASTAGSVLAGSSEGARDEGHKSVDVKGMLCTTESSWAPVPFSTPAEAVEWRTTFESSPPPSETKTSSSSSSSNGLSSLEKTPVEANGLTLGSISCPVKKRLLSSSDTGESCSEDEGPSTSKRSRLAMLAPGLGLASCRSTDAKGAPFWNHLLPSAREHTKTATDCSRSGRRLKVGSRLKSRQLRSGRRTDTSRSCSSISSLSSISRSLLGNFEESILKGRFTPSGRIEGFTAEIGASGSYCPQHATLPVQVTYYDTSEHSAPSPFLGVILLEPLGKKGYSVPKAGTIQVTLFNPNKTVVKMFLVTYNFGDMPVNHMTFLRHRIFLVPVDEAEGKEGSLSDRKKILCYLIHLRFQSSKSGKIYLHNDIRLLFSRKSIEVDTGIPYELKSFTEVPRNPKYSPRV; encoded by the exons ATGCGTCACATCCATGTAGAACTGGCTCGTAAAGAGCCAGCTGTTGAGCTTCCACCCGAGGACGGGGATCTACCTCTGCCTAGCACTCGGAGCGAGAGCCCTGAATCGGAAGTACGGCGAGTCGTTCCCAGACCTTTTGGAGAAGAAGAGATCAGGCTACAAAAGGTCTACCAGCTATCCATTCTCTCCCAAAGAGGTGGTTTTGGTGAAAATCAAGAGACTCCTCGGCCTATTCGAGTAGGTATGAAACGTGGCCTGGAGGGGACGTCAGTACCTGTCACTCACAAGCGTCTTTTCCAacaggatgaggatgaggatgatgatgagtcaAATGGGGAGGTGCTGTGTGGTTCTGGGGTTGAACCACTTTTTTCCAACTCATTCCTTGAGCACAGAGACTCAGAAATCCCTAGGTCGCCTCCCCTTTCCCCTTCGCATCTACTGATTCCTGGTCGCCGCCCAGCCCAGCACAACCATGACAGACCCATCCCGGATGCCTTCGCCCCGCTGTCCCCAAAATCTCCCCCTATGGTGGACCCACAGGGCCCTCACTCCACCTGGGGCCACTGTGAAGGGAGTCCTCCTACTCTTTCTCCCAGAACCGAGGCCTCCACAGCAGGAAGTGTCCTGGCTGGCTCCAGCGAAGGAGCAAGGGACGAAGGCCATAAATCTGTTGACGTCAAGGGCATGTTGTGCACCACAGAGAGCAGTTGGGCACCTGTCCCATTTTCAACACCAGCTGAAGCTGTCGAATGGCGGACAACTTTTGAATCTTCTCCTCCACCATCAGAGACAAagacctcctcctcttcctcttcctctaacGGACTGAGCTCTCTTGAGAAAACACCAGTGGAAGCAAATGGCCTGACATTAGGATCCATTTCCTGCCCAGTGAAGAAAAGACTTCTTTCCTCCAGTGATACAGGAGAGTCCTGCTCAGAAGATGAGGGTCCATCTACATCAAAACGAAGTCGATTGGCAATGCTAGCACCGGGTCTCGGATTAGCATCCTGTCGCAGCACTGATGCCAAGGGTGCACCCTTCTGGAACCATCTACTACCCTCAGCAAGGGAGCACACCAAG ACTGCTACAGACTGTTCACGATCAGGGAGAAGACTCAAAGTGGGGAGTAGACTCAAATC TCGACAGTTACGCAGTGGACGTCGAACAGACACCAGTCGCTCCTGTAGTTCAATTTCCTCTTTATCCTCCATTAGCAGATCTCTTCTTGGAAACTTTGAG GAGTCGATTCTGAAGGGTCGTTTTACTCCATCTGGGCGGATAGAGGGCTTCACAGCAGAGATTGGGGCTAGCGGCTCCTATTGCCCGCAGCATGCCACCTTACCTGTGCAAGTGACGTATTATGACACCTCCGAGCACAGCGCCCCTTCTCCCTTCCTG GGGGTGATCTTGCTAGAACCTCTTGGGAAAAAAGGATACAGTGTACCCAAAGCAGGGACCATTCAAGTG acCTTATTTAACCCTAATAAGACTGTGGTTAAAATGTTTTTGGTGACGTATAATTTTGGGGACATGCCTGTTAATCACATGACCTTCTTGCGCCATCGTATCTTCCTGGTGCCTGTTGATGAGGCGGAGGGGAAGGAGGGCTCCTTGTCTGACAGGAAGAAGATTCTCTGCTACTTGATACACCTCAG ATTCCAGAGTTCCAAATCTGGAAAAATCTACTTGCACAATGATATCCGGCTGCTATTCTCCCGCAAGTCCATCGAGGTAGACACTGGGATTCCTTACGAGCTGAAATCTTTCACCGAGGTGCCAAGAAACCCCAAATACTCCCCCAGAGTGTGA
- the LOC128013851 gene encoding ran-specific GTPase-activating protein-like: MADPKEAQEDHDASTENVEDSNHDPHFEPIVSLPEQDVKTLEEDEEELFKMRAKLYRFASENDPPEWKERGTGDVKLLRHREKGSIRLLMRRDRTLKICANHHIMPLMELKPNAGSDRAWVWNTHADFADEQPKPELLAIRFLNAENAQKFKMKFDECKEEVRKSLEGSMNSPNKVAEKLEELSVHDDKTKSSEEKKEEVKKEKTGEEVKKEEKAGEEEKK; this comes from the exons ATGGCGGACCCAAAG GAGGCACAAGAGGATCATGATGCATCCACAGAAAATGTAGAGGACTCCAACCATGACCCTCATTTCGAACCCATCGTCTCGCTACCTGAGCAGGATGTCAAGACCctagaggaggatgaggaagaacTATTCAAGAT GAGGGCAAAGTTGTATCGTTTTGCCAGTGAGAATGATccccctgagtggaaggaacgtGGGACTGGTGATGTCAAACTCCTGCGACACAGAGAGAAGGGTTCCATCCGCCTTCTCATGAGAAGAGACCGCACCCTCAAAATCTGTGCCAACCATCACA TTATGCCGTTGATGGAGCTGAAGCCCAATGCAGGAAGCGACAGGGCCTGGGTGTGGAATACACATGCTGACTTTGCAGATGAACAACCCAAACCAGAGCTGCTGGCTATTCGATTCCTCAATGCAGAGA ATGCACAGAAGTTTAAGATGAAGTTTGATGAATGCAAAGAAGAGGTCAGAAAATCTCTAGAAG GTAGCATGAACAGCCCTAATAAAGTGGCAGAGAAGCTGGAGGAACTGTCTGTGCATGATGACAAGACAAAGAGTTCAGAGGAGAAGAAAGAAGAGGTGAAGAAAGAGAAGACTGGTGAGGAGGTGAAGAAAGAGGAGAAGGCTGGTGAGGAAGAGAAGAAATGA